A single window of Vibrio sp. HB236076 DNA harbors:
- the pepB gene encoding aminopeptidase PepB, with product MSTQMPVRLTLESAAEVWGAGALVSFEGKSTLIHFAGSLDKIQQAARKLNAQGLKQVKLEGEHWGLEAIWAFYLGFRTPKQSPQMEWPELGADDQAELEARIKTSQFTCELINKSAEEVAPRQLATMASEFIKSLAPEGTVSIRIVKDKDLLTEGWEGIYAVGRGSERTSAMLQLDYNPTGDENAPVFACLVGKGITFDSGGYSLKPSNFMLSMKADMGGAATVTGGLGLAILRGLNKRVKLILCCAENMVSGRALKLGDIIRYKNGKSVEILNTDAEGRLVLADGLIYACEQKPQMIIDCATLTGAAKQALGNDYHALLSFDEGLSQRALASASAEHEGVWPLPVAEAHRDMLPSHFADLANISQGDYVPGASTAAAFLSHFVEDYQQGWLHFDCSATYRKSGNDKWAAGATGVGLRTLARLLNE from the coding sequence ATGTCTACACAAATGCCAGTTAGGTTAACACTTGAATCCGCCGCAGAGGTATGGGGCGCGGGCGCTTTGGTTTCTTTTGAAGGAAAAAGTACCTTGATTCACTTTGCTGGAAGCCTTGATAAAATCCAGCAAGCCGCACGCAAACTCAATGCTCAAGGATTAAAGCAAGTTAAGCTTGAAGGTGAGCATTGGGGACTAGAAGCCATTTGGGCCTTTTACTTGGGCTTTCGCACGCCAAAACAATCCCCGCAGATGGAATGGCCAGAATTGGGTGCCGACGACCAAGCTGAATTAGAGGCGCGGATCAAAACATCACAATTTACCTGTGAGCTGATCAATAAAAGCGCGGAAGAAGTCGCGCCTCGTCAATTGGCGACCATGGCTTCTGAGTTTATTAAATCCCTTGCGCCTGAAGGCACAGTGAGTATTCGCATTGTTAAAGACAAGGATTTGCTGACTGAAGGTTGGGAAGGCATTTATGCCGTTGGCCGTGGTTCTGAACGCACGTCAGCGATGCTGCAACTTGATTATAACCCAACAGGCGATGAGAACGCGCCGGTGTTTGCTTGTTTGGTGGGTAAAGGCATTACGTTCGACTCAGGGGGATATAGTTTAAAGCCGTCTAACTTTATGCTGTCGATGAAAGCGGATATGGGGGGCGCAGCGACAGTCACCGGTGGATTGGGGTTGGCCATTTTACGCGGCTTGAACAAGCGAGTTAAGTTGATCCTTTGCTGCGCTGAAAACATGGTCTCTGGCCGAGCGTTAAAACTGGGCGATATCATTCGTTACAAAAACGGTAAATCGGTCGAAATTCTCAATACGGATGCCGAAGGTCGTTTGGTGTTGGCCGATGGATTGATTTATGCGTGTGAACAAAAACCGCAAATGATCATCGATTGTGCAACGTTAACCGGCGCGGCGAAGCAAGCGCTTGGCAATGATTATCACGCGTTACTAAGTTTTGATGAGGGGCTTTCCCAGCGTGCTTTGGCATCGGCGAGTGCAGAACACGAAGGGGTGTGGCCTTTGCCCGTTGCAGAAGCTCACCGCGACATGCTGCCATCGCATTTTGCTGACTTAGCCAATATCAGCCAAGGCGATTACGTACCAGGGGCGAGTACTGCCGCTGCATTTCTGTCTCATTTTGTTGAAGACTACCAGCAAGGTTGGTTACACTTCGATTGTTCGGCAACTTACCGTAAGTCAGGTAATGACAAGTGGGCCGCTGGAGCGACAGGTGTCGGTCTTCGGACTTTGGCGCGTTTACTTAACGAATAA
- a CDS encoding IscS subfamily cysteine desulfurase, translating into MKLPVYLDYSATCPVDPRVAEKMVQYMTMDGIFANPASRSHRYGWQAEEAVDTAREQIADLINADPREIVFTSGATESDNLAIKGAALQYAEQKGKHIITSLTEHKAVLDTCQALEKEGFEVTYLKPDSNGLIGIETLKAAMRDDTVLVSIMHVNNEIGVIQDIAAMGELCRQRDILFHVDAAQSAGKLAIDVQNMAVDLISISAHKMYGPKGIGALYVRRKPRLRLAAQIHGGGHERGFRSGTLPTHQIVGFGEACRIAKEEMESDHQHAMALRERFLDKIKDLPFVTINGDLTQRVANNLNLAFDYVDGESLLMSLKDIAVSSGSACTSASVEPSYVLQAIGLERELAHSALRLSFGRYTTQEDVDFAAEHLCQCVTRLRDMSPLWQTFQQESVS; encoded by the coding sequence ATGAAACTGCCCGTATATTTAGATTATTCGGCGACTTGTCCTGTCGATCCGCGTGTGGCGGAAAAAATGGTTCAATACATGACAATGGATGGCATTTTTGCTAACCCGGCTTCTCGTTCACATCGCTATGGCTGGCAAGCTGAAGAGGCGGTCGATACGGCGAGAGAGCAGATTGCTGATCTCATTAATGCCGATCCAAGAGAGATCGTGTTTACTTCCGGGGCAACCGAGTCCGATAACCTGGCGATTAAAGGGGCGGCTTTGCAATACGCAGAGCAAAAAGGCAAGCATATTATTACCTCTTTGACTGAGCATAAGGCCGTACTGGATACATGCCAAGCCCTTGAAAAAGAAGGCTTTGAGGTCACGTACCTGAAGCCTGACTCCAATGGGTTAATCGGCATAGAAACCCTCAAGGCCGCGATGCGTGATGATACGGTTTTGGTCTCTATCATGCATGTCAATAACGAAATTGGTGTCATTCAGGATATCGCCGCGATGGGTGAGTTATGTCGTCAGCGCGATATCCTCTTTCACGTTGATGCTGCCCAATCGGCGGGTAAGTTGGCGATCGACGTGCAAAATATGGCGGTAGACCTAATTTCTATTTCTGCGCATAAGATGTATGGCCCTAAAGGGATTGGTGCCCTTTATGTACGCCGCAAGCCTCGCCTCCGTTTGGCGGCACAAATCCATGGTGGCGGGCACGAGCGCGGTTTTCGCTCTGGCACCTTGCCAACTCACCAGATAGTGGGTTTTGGTGAAGCGTGCCGAATTGCCAAAGAGGAGATGGAAAGCGATCATCAACACGCAATGGCGTTACGTGAACGTTTTCTTGACAAGATTAAAGACTTACCCTTTGTGACCATTAATGGCGATCTCACGCAACGCGTGGCCAATAACTTAAATTTGGCTTTTGACTATGTCGATGGCGAGTCATTGTTAATGTCACTCAAAGACATAGCGGTGTCGTCAGGCAGCGCTTGTACCTCTGCCAGTGTTGAGCCTTCTTATGTGCTTCAAGCGATTGGGCTTGAACGCGAACTGGCTCACAGCGCATTGCGTTTGTCTTTTGGCCGATACACCACGCAAGAAGACGTCGATTTTGCGGCCGAACACCTTTGCCAGTGTGTGACGCGTTTAAGGGATATGTCTCCGCTCTGGCAAACGTTTCAGCAAGAGAGCGTATCATAA
- the iscR gene encoding Fe-S cluster assembly transcriptional regulator IscR codes for MKLTSKGRYAVTAMLDVALHSQQHPVPLADISERQGISLSYLEQLFSKLRKAGLVSSIRGPGGGYRLGAEAESISIGMVIAAVDESVDATRCQGSANCQAGVRCLTHTLWCDLSSRITEFLNNITLGALMKDNEVLAITDRQGLSLSESSSESTKRFSPIGVNVR; via the coding sequence ATGAAATTGACTTCTAAGGGCCGATACGCGGTGACTGCTATGTTAGATGTGGCGTTGCACTCGCAGCAGCACCCTGTGCCATTGGCAGATATTTCAGAAAGACAAGGGATTTCTTTATCTTATCTAGAGCAATTGTTTTCTAAATTGCGCAAAGCTGGATTGGTATCGAGTATTCGTGGGCCGGGTGGCGGTTATCGCCTTGGGGCTGAGGCGGAAAGCATTTCAATTGGTATGGTCATTGCCGCGGTCGACGAATCCGTTGACGCAACGCGATGCCAAGGTAGCGCAAACTGCCAAGCGGGTGTGCGTTGTTTAACCCACACTTTGTGGTGCGATCTGAGCTCGCGGATCACTGAGTTTTTGAATAACATCACCTTGGGGGCGCTCATGAAAGATAATGAGGTGCTGGCCATCACAGATAGACAAGGCCTGTCGCTATCAGAAAGCTCAAGTGAAAGCACAAAGCGCTTTTCCCCTATTGGCGTAAACGTTCGCTAG
- the trmJ gene encoding tRNA (cytosine(32)/uridine(32)-2'-O)-methyltransferase TrmJ, which produces MLDNVKIVLVGTSHSGNVGSAARAMKVMGLSDLVLVDPQCEVDAQAIALASGASDIAQGATVVNTLQEAVADCSFVAGTSARSRSLEWPMLTANECGQKVAQEGKKHKVAIVFGRERTGLNNEELQCCHYHITIPANPEYSSLNLAMAVQTLCYEVRMAHLADQASHYPTPEVPEYARHEELERFYQHLEQVLLKTEFISADQPGQVMNKLRRLFNRARPDQQEINILRGVCRTIEKRIDK; this is translated from the coding sequence ATGTTAGACAATGTGAAAATTGTATTGGTTGGCACATCGCACTCCGGCAACGTCGGCTCGGCAGCGCGAGCGATGAAGGTGATGGGCCTATCGGATTTAGTGCTCGTTGACCCGCAATGTGAAGTGGACGCTCAAGCTATTGCGTTAGCGTCAGGCGCTTCAGATATTGCACAAGGGGCAACCGTGGTTAATACCTTACAAGAAGCGGTGGCTGACTGCAGTTTTGTCGCGGGGACAAGTGCGCGCTCGCGTTCACTTGAATGGCCGATGTTGACCGCCAATGAATGTGGGCAAAAAGTCGCTCAAGAAGGCAAAAAACACAAGGTCGCGATTGTCTTTGGTCGCGAGCGTACCGGCCTCAATAATGAAGAGCTACAATGTTGTCATTATCACATTACCATTCCGGCGAACCCAGAATACAGCTCATTAAACTTGGCGATGGCAGTGCAGACTTTGTGTTACGAAGTGCGCATGGCACATTTAGCCGATCAAGCATCACACTATCCTACGCCTGAGGTGCCTGAGTATGCACGCCATGAAGAGTTAGAGCGTTTTTATCAACACCTCGAACAAGTTTTGTTAAAAACCGAGTTTATTTCGGCCGACCAACCCGGACAAGTGATGAATAAACTCCGCCGTCTTTTTAATCGCGCGCGTCCCGATCAGCAAGAGATCAATATTTTGCGAGGTGTATGTCGCACGATTGAAAAGCGCATTGACAAATAA
- the suhB gene encoding inositol-1-monophosphatase, with protein MHPMLNIAIRAARKAGNHIAKSLENKDKIESSLKGTNDFVTNVDKEAEAIIIDTIKQSYPEHNIVAEESGMIDGKDKDVQWIIDPLDGTANFVKGLPHFSVSIAVRFKGKTEVACVYDPMQNELFTAQRGSGAQLNSQRIRVANNKDLQGALLATGFPYKAKQHSESYMKIVASLFTECADFRRTGSAALDLCYVAAGRVDGYFELGLKPWDTAAGDLIAREAGAIITDFAGGTDYMKSGNIVASNARGVKILLKHIRENGNAAMFK; from the coding sequence ATGCATCCTATGCTAAACATTGCGATTCGCGCTGCGCGAAAAGCAGGCAATCATATTGCCAAATCACTCGAAAACAAAGATAAGATCGAATCTTCACTCAAAGGGACGAATGACTTCGTCACCAATGTCGATAAAGAAGCTGAAGCGATCATCATCGATACCATCAAACAATCTTACCCTGAGCACAATATCGTGGCAGAAGAAAGCGGTATGATTGACGGTAAAGATAAAGACGTACAATGGATCATCGACCCACTGGATGGAACCGCTAACTTCGTCAAAGGTTTACCTCACTTCTCTGTTTCAATTGCCGTTCGTTTCAAAGGCAAAACTGAAGTTGCATGTGTTTACGACCCAATGCAAAACGAACTGTTCACCGCCCAACGTGGTTCTGGTGCTCAGCTAAACAGTCAACGTATCCGCGTTGCAAACAACAAAGACTTACAAGGTGCTTTGTTGGCAACGGGCTTCCCATACAAAGCAAAACAGCATTCAGAAAGCTACATGAAGATTGTTGCTTCCCTGTTCACTGAATGTGCAGACTTCCGTCGTACCGGTTCAGCGGCACTTGACCTTTGCTATGTTGCAGCGGGTCGTGTTGACGGCTACTTTGAACTTGGCCTTAAGCCTTGGGATACCGCAGCAGGCGATCTGATCGCACGTGAAGCGGGTGCCATCATCACAGACTTTGCCGGCGGTACGGATTACATGAAGTCGGGTAATATTGTCGCTTCAAACGCACGTGGTGTAAAAATCCTACTCAAGCACATTCGCGAGAATGGCAACGCGGCGATGTTCAAATAA
- the secF gene encoding protein translocase subunit SecF, translating into MFQILKTDHTIDFMRWSKFSFLLSTLMIVASIATLSTKWFNWGLDFTGGTLIEVGFEQPANLDVIRSALVAKGFDDATVQNFGSSKEVLVRMRPHPELKGDELGQQVMGAIREGTGKSVEMRRVEFVGPNVGDELAEAGGLAIIVSLICILLYVSMRFEWRLAAGSVLALAHDVIITLGVFSFLQVEIDLTIVAALLTVVGYSLNDTIVVFDRVRENFRKMRKGGPAEIINASVTQTLSRTLITSGTTLFVVIALFVKGGALIHGFALALLLGITVGTYSSIYVASALAVKLGISKEHLMPPQVEKEGADLDPMP; encoded by the coding sequence ATGTTTCAAATATTAAAAACCGACCATACGATTGATTTTATGCGTTGGTCGAAGTTCAGCTTCTTGTTGTCGACTCTGATGATTGTGGCGTCGATTGCCACTTTGTCGACTAAGTGGTTTAACTGGGGGCTTGACTTTACGGGCGGCACACTGATTGAAGTGGGGTTTGAACAACCCGCCAACCTCGATGTGATCCGCAGCGCCTTGGTGGCGAAAGGTTTTGATGATGCCACGGTACAAAACTTTGGTTCGTCGAAAGAAGTGTTAGTCCGTATGCGCCCACATCCTGAGCTTAAAGGCGATGAACTGGGCCAACAGGTTATGGGCGCCATTCGTGAAGGCACGGGAAAAAGTGTTGAGATGCGCCGTGTTGAATTTGTCGGCCCTAATGTCGGAGATGAATTGGCAGAAGCGGGTGGGTTAGCGATTATTGTTTCGCTTATCTGTATTCTTCTCTACGTGTCGATGCGCTTTGAGTGGCGATTGGCCGCTGGCTCTGTTCTGGCTTTGGCGCACGATGTCATTATAACGCTTGGGGTATTTTCCTTCCTACAAGTAGAAATCGATTTGACCATCGTGGCAGCCTTGTTGACGGTTGTCGGTTACTCGCTCAACGATACCATCGTTGTTTTCGACCGCGTAAGGGAAAACTTCCGTAAAATGCGTAAGGGCGGACCTGCTGAGATCATCAATGCATCCGTGACACAGACACTGAGCCGTACCTTGATCACTTCAGGGACCACTTTGTTTGTTGTTATCGCCTTATTTGTTAAAGGGGGAGCGTTGATCCACGGTTTTGCACTGGCACTCTTGCTCGGTATTACCGTTGGTACTTACTCTTCTATTTACGTTGCTTCAGCCTTGGCGGTGAAATTGGGTATCAGTAAAGAACACTTAATGCCACCTCAAGTTGAAAAAGAAGGTGCCGATCTCGATCCTATGCCTTAG
- the secD gene encoding protein translocase subunit SecD, whose translation MLNRYPLWKYIMVALVLIASALYALPNLYGEDPAVQVTGARGASVNMQTLDSITDALDKAQVPHQSIALEDGSILVRFKDTDNQLNARDVITETLGNDAVVALNLAPSTPSWLQAIGASPLKLGLDLRGGVHFLMEVDMDAALEKLQVQQEEAFRIELRDERIRYRAIRTVDDHAVQVVLQNEEQRDKAKALLSTNHRDMTFVESSQGSNQLLTAQFTEERLQEIRNYAVEQNITILRNRVNELGVAEPLVQRQGASRIVVELPGVQDTARAKEILGATATLEFREVNSSADLASAAAGRVPAGSEVKSDRNGHPVVLKKRVILSGSSITDASSSADEYGRPQVNIELDSEGGSKMSAFSKQNIGKLMATVFAEYKDSGERNADGKVILTKHEEVINQATIQSALGRSFRITGIDSQAEAHNLALLLRAGALIAPISIVEERTIGPSMGAQNIEMGVQACLWGLIAIMLFTTLYYRKFGVIACVALIANLILIVGVMSLIPGATMTLPGIAGIVLTVGMAVDANVLIFERIREEIREGRSIQQAIHQGYANAFSTIADANITTLLTAIILFAVGTGAIKGFAVTLSIGILTSMFTAIVGTRCIVNLLYGGKRIDKLSI comes from the coding sequence GTGTTAAATCGTTATCCATTGTGGAAGTACATCATGGTGGCATTGGTACTCATAGCCTCTGCCCTGTATGCACTGCCAAATTTGTATGGTGAAGATCCGGCTGTTCAAGTAACAGGGGCACGTGGTGCCTCTGTGAATATGCAGACGCTGGATTCTATCACTGATGCGCTTGATAAAGCGCAAGTCCCTCATCAATCTATCGCCCTAGAAGACGGGTCGATACTCGTCCGCTTTAAAGACACTGATAACCAGCTCAATGCCCGCGATGTCATCACCGAAACCTTGGGTAATGACGCCGTTGTTGCACTGAATCTCGCACCTTCGACCCCAAGTTGGCTACAGGCGATTGGTGCCTCGCCGCTGAAACTAGGCCTTGACCTACGTGGTGGTGTGCACTTCTTAATGGAAGTGGATATGGATGCGGCACTTGAAAAATTGCAAGTGCAACAAGAAGAAGCCTTTCGTATTGAATTGCGAGATGAGCGTATCCGTTACCGAGCTATTCGCACTGTGGATGATCACGCCGTACAAGTGGTCCTACAAAACGAAGAGCAACGCGATAAAGCCAAGGCGCTTTTGAGCACTAACCATCGAGATATGACGTTTGTCGAGTCCTCTCAGGGCAGCAACCAATTGCTAACCGCGCAATTTACCGAAGAACGTCTACAAGAAATTCGCAACTATGCCGTTGAGCAAAACATCACCATTCTTCGCAATCGCGTTAATGAATTGGGCGTTGCAGAGCCATTGGTTCAGCGCCAAGGTGCTTCGCGTATTGTGGTGGAGCTACCCGGTGTTCAGGACACGGCACGCGCAAAAGAAATTTTAGGCGCCACGGCCACACTGGAATTTCGCGAAGTCAACTCGTCAGCGGATCTTGCCTCTGCGGCGGCCGGTCGCGTTCCGGCTGGCAGTGAAGTAAAAAGCGATCGCAATGGCCATCCTGTGGTGTTGAAAAAACGCGTCATTCTGAGTGGTTCAAGCATCACTGATGCTTCATCGAGCGCAGATGAATACGGTCGTCCACAAGTGAATATTGAGCTAGACAGCGAAGGCGGCAGTAAAATGTCGGCGTTTTCTAAGCAAAACATTGGCAAGTTGATGGCGACGGTCTTTGCTGAGTACAAAGACAGCGGTGAGCGCAATGCCGATGGCAAAGTGATTTTGACCAAGCATGAAGAGGTCATCAATCAAGCGACTATTCAATCGGCATTAGGTCGCAGTTTCCGTATTACGGGCATTGATTCACAAGCAGAAGCCCATAACCTTGCGCTTTTACTTCGCGCTGGGGCTTTGATAGCGCCAATCTCAATCGTGGAAGAGCGTACCATTGGTCCTTCAATGGGAGCGCAAAACATTGAAATGGGGGTCCAAGCTTGTCTATGGGGCTTGATCGCCATTATGTTGTTTACCACGCTTTACTATCGAAAATTTGGTGTGATTGCTTGTGTGGCTTTAATTGCCAACTTGATTTTGATTGTCGGTGTGATGTCCTTGATTCCCGGCGCGACCATGACCTTACCGGGTATTGCCGGTATTGTGTTGACGGTGGGGATGGCCGTTGATGCCAATGTCCTGATTTTTGAGCGTATCCGAGAAGAAATCCGCGAAGGACGCAGTATTCAACAAGCGATTCACCAAGGGTATGCCAACGCATTTAGCACCATCGCCGATGCCAATATTACCACCTTACTGACCGCGATTATTTTGTTTGCTGTTGGTACCGGTGCCATTAAAGGCTTTGCTGTGACGCTATCGATTGGTATTTTGACGTCAATGTTCACCGCTATTGTTGGAACTCGATGTATTGTCAACCTGCTTTACGGTGGCAAACGCATTGATAAATTGTCGATCTAA
- the yajC gene encoding preprotein translocase subunit YajC codes for MLINKAYAAAEGAPQGGGFEMLIMLGMFAVIFYFMIYRPQAKRVKEHKNLMASMGKGDEVLTSGGLVGKITKIAEDNDYVSIELNTNNEVVIKKDFVTAVLPKGTLKSL; via the coding sequence ATGTTAATTAATAAAGCGTATGCGGCTGCAGAAGGCGCACCACAAGGCGGTGGTTTTGAAATGTTAATTATGCTTGGCATGTTTGCGGTGATCTTTTACTTTATGATCTACCGTCCACAAGCTAAACGCGTAAAAGAACATAAAAACTTGATGGCTTCGATGGGGAAAGGCGATGAAGTCTTAACCAGTGGTGGTTTGGTCGGTAAGATCACAAAAATTGCTGAAGACAACGACTACGTGTCGATTGAACTCAACACTAACAACGAAGTTGTGATCAAGAAAGACTTCGTGACAGCGGTACTGCCAAAAGGTACGCTAAAATCTCTCTAA
- the tgt gene encoding tRNA guanosine(34) transglycosylase Tgt — MKLQFQLFKKNGNARRGQLAFERGTVETPAFMPVGTYGTVKGMTPEEVKETGAEILLGNTFHLWLRPGQEVMKLHGDLHDFMNWQGPILTDSGGFQVFSLGDIRKITEQGVHFRNPVNGDKIFMDAEKSMEIQHDLGSDVVMIFDECTPYPATHDEAKKSMEMSLRWAQRSRDHFDKLGNENSLFGIVQGGVYEDLRDVSVKGLTDIGFDGYAVGGLAVGEPKEDMHRVLEHTCPQLPEDKPRYLMGVGKPEDLVEGVRRGIDMFDCVMPTRNARNGHLFVTGGIVKIRNAKHKADTGPLDPHCDCYTCKNYSKSYLHHLDRCNEILGARLNTIHNLRYYQRLMASIRQAIDEDRFDQFVTEFYARRDREVPPLATGE, encoded by the coding sequence ATGAAATTACAATTTCAATTGTTTAAAAAGAATGGCAACGCACGTCGAGGGCAACTTGCTTTCGAACGCGGTACCGTTGAAACCCCAGCATTTATGCCGGTTGGTACCTATGGTACGGTCAAAGGCATGACACCAGAAGAAGTCAAAGAGACCGGCGCTGAAATTTTGCTCGGCAACACCTTTCACTTATGGCTACGTCCAGGTCAAGAAGTGATGAAATTGCACGGCGACTTGCATGACTTTATGAATTGGCAAGGCCCAATCCTAACCGACTCAGGTGGTTTCCAAGTCTTCAGTTTAGGGGACATTCGTAAAATCACTGAACAAGGTGTGCACTTTCGCAATCCAGTCAATGGCGATAAGATTTTTATGGATGCGGAAAAATCAATGGAGATCCAACACGACCTCGGTTCTGATGTGGTGATGATTTTTGACGAGTGTACCCCGTACCCGGCCACTCATGACGAAGCCAAAAAATCGATGGAAATGTCACTGCGTTGGGCACAGCGCTCACGCGATCACTTCGATAAATTGGGTAATGAAAATTCATTATTTGGCATCGTACAAGGTGGCGTTTATGAAGATCTGCGCGATGTTTCTGTTAAGGGCCTCACTGATATCGGCTTTGATGGCTATGCCGTTGGCGGTCTAGCGGTTGGTGAGCCCAAAGAAGACATGCACCGCGTACTTGAACATACGTGCCCACAGCTGCCTGAAGACAAACCTCGCTACTTGATGGGCGTTGGTAAACCAGAAGACTTGGTCGAGGGCGTACGCCGTGGTATTGACATGTTTGATTGCGTTATGCCGACGCGAAATGCGCGCAATGGCCACTTGTTTGTCACCGGCGGGATAGTCAAAATCCGCAATGCGAAACACAAAGCAGACACGGGACCACTGGATCCACATTGTGATTGTTATACCTGTAAAAATTATTCAAAATCGTATCTGCATCACCTAGATCGTTGTAACGAAATTTTAGGTGCCCGTTTGAATACTATCCATAACTTGCGATACTACCAACGTTTAATGGCCAGTATTCGTCAAGCGATTGATGAGGACCGATTTGATCAATTTGTGACTGAGTTTTACGCTCGTCGCGATCGCGAAGTGCCACCTTTGGCAACCGGCGAGTAA
- the queA gene encoding tRNA preQ1(34) S-adenosylmethionine ribosyltransferase-isomerase QueA yields MQVSDFHFELPDELIARYPQPERTASRLLQLNGNTGELNDRTFTDVLALVEPGDLMVFNNTRVIPARLFGRKESGGKLEVLIERMLDDNSILAHVRCSKSPKPGSVIWLGEQDEFQATMVARHDALFELRFESDLSVLDILNQIGHMPLPPYIDRPDEEADKERYQTVYNAKPGAVAAPTAGLHFDQELLEKIKAKGVEFAYVTLHVGAGTFQPVRVDEIENHHMHAEYVEVPQEVVAAIEATRARGKRVIAVGTTSVRSLESAAQEAKKAGHETIQPFFGDTEIFIYPGYQYQVVDALITNFHLPESTLIMLVSAFAGYDHTMKAYQHAVQQAYRFFSYGDAMFITKKTD; encoded by the coding sequence ATGCAAGTTTCAGATTTTCATTTCGAACTGCCAGACGAGCTGATTGCCCGCTACCCTCAACCGGAAAGAACGGCAAGTCGTTTATTGCAACTCAATGGCAACACGGGAGAGTTAAATGACCGTACATTCACCGATGTGTTGGCGCTAGTCGAGCCCGGCGATTTAATGGTGTTCAACAATACTCGTGTGATCCCAGCCCGTCTTTTTGGCCGCAAGGAATCCGGTGGTAAGTTAGAAGTTTTGATCGAACGCATGTTGGATGACAACAGTATTCTCGCCCATGTTCGTTGCTCAAAATCCCCAAAACCTGGCAGTGTCATTTGGCTCGGTGAGCAAGATGAATTTCAAGCAACCATGGTGGCTCGCCATGATGCGCTGTTTGAGTTGCGCTTTGAAAGTGATTTGTCGGTTTTGGATATTTTAAACCAAATAGGCCATATGCCTTTGCCACCTTATATCGACCGTCCCGACGAAGAAGCGGACAAAGAGCGTTACCAAACGGTATACAATGCCAAGCCTGGCGCGGTGGCAGCGCCGACCGCCGGGTTGCACTTTGACCAAGAATTATTGGAAAAGATCAAAGCAAAAGGCGTTGAATTTGCTTATGTGACACTGCATGTCGGCGCGGGTACTTTCCAACCCGTTCGCGTTGATGAAATTGAAAATCATCACATGCACGCTGAATATGTCGAGGTGCCGCAAGAGGTGGTGGCCGCCATTGAAGCCACTCGCGCTCGCGGCAAGCGCGTTATTGCCGTGGGTACCACCTCCGTACGCTCTTTGGAAAGTGCGGCTCAAGAAGCAAAAAAAGCCGGTCATGAAACAATCCAGCCTTTCTTTGGTGATACGGAAATCTTTATCTACCCCGGTTACCAATATCAAGTGGTTGATGCGTTAATTACCAACTTTCACTTACCCGAGTCGACCTTGATCATGTTGGTGAGCGCTTTTGCTGGTTATGATCACACCATGAAGGCCTATCAGCATGCTGTGCAACAAGCCTATCGCTTTTTTAGTTATGGCGATGCCATGTTTATCACTAAAAAAACCGATTGA
- the deoD gene encoding purine-nucleoside phosphorylase, producing MATPHINAEMGDFSDVVLMPGDPLRAKYIAETFLDDVVEVCNVRNMFGYTGTYKGRKISVMGHGMGIPSCSIYATELVKDYGVKKLIRVGSCGAVNEGIKVRDVVIGMGACTDSKVNRIRFKDHDFAAIADYHMVRAAEEAAKARSVDVKIGNLFSAELFYTPDPEMFDVMDKYGIVGVEMEAAGLYGVAAEYGVKALTICTVSDHIKTGEQTTSDERQNTFNEMIEIALESVLIGDQA from the coding sequence ATGGCAACGCCTCATATTAATGCTGAAATGGGTGATTTTTCAGATGTTGTTTTAATGCCTGGAGATCCTTTACGCGCAAAATACATTGCCGAAACGTTTCTTGATGATGTTGTTGAAGTGTGTAACGTTCGAAATATGTTCGGTTACACTGGGACTTATAAAGGCCGTAAGATCTCTGTGATGGGACACGGCATGGGCATCCCTTCTTGCTCTATCTACGCCACAGAGCTTGTCAAAGACTACGGTGTCAAGAAATTGATCCGTGTTGGCAGCTGTGGTGCGGTCAATGAAGGTATTAAAGTACGTGATGTTGTGATCGGTATGGGAGCTTGTACTGATTCTAAAGTGAATAGAATTCGCTTTAAAGATCACGATTTTGCCGCAATCGCTGATTACCACATGGTAAGAGCAGCCGAAGAAGCCGCCAAAGCGCGTTCGGTTGATGTTAAAATTGGTAACTTATTCTCAGCAGAGCTTTTCTACACACCGGATCCGGAAATGTTCGATGTGATGGACAAATACGGTATTGTTGGTGTGGAGATGGAAGCGGCAGGCCTTTATGGCGTAGCGGCAGAGTACGGCGTGAAAGCGCTAACCATTTGTACGGTGTCTGATCACATCAAAACAGGTGAGCAAACCACGTCGGATGAGCGTCAAAATACCTTCAATGAGATGATTGAAATTGCGTTAGAGTCGGTATTGATCGGCGACCAAGCTTAA